A genomic region of Choristoneura fumiferana chromosome 17, NRCan_CFum_1, whole genome shotgun sequence contains the following coding sequences:
- the LOC141437154 gene encoding uncharacterized protein produces the protein FRVALQDALDENEKLRNLIEELKEKNSEYKQMLEEANSFIEVIKEEIGNSGNDDTGIDVNDISTADETTEDDTEPTPKTANED, from the exons TTCAGAGTTGCCTTACAAGATGCTCTGGATGAGAATGAGAAGCTCCGCAATCTTATAGAAGAACTTAAGGAGAAGAATTCTGAGTACAAACAAATGCTGGAGGAAGCTAATAGTTTCATTGAAGTCATCAAg GAGGAAATAGGAAACAGTGGCAATGATGATACTGGGATTGATGTGAATGATATCAGCACTGCTGATGAAACCACCGAGGATGACACTGAGCCTACTCCAAAGACTGCTAATGAAGATTAA